A single genomic interval of Nostoc commune NIES-4072 harbors:
- a CDS encoding ABC transporter ATP-binding protein produces MAQIVMHNQRGITTFQPLDVELRNVFKFFNQEPAVNGIDLDIRQGEFFSILGPSGCGKTTTLRLIAGFEIADAGKVLIQGQSMTNVPPYRRPVNTVFQSYALFNHLNVWNNIAFGLRLKKIPKSKIEARVEEALKLVKMESLRSRFPSQLSGGQQQRVALARALVNRPTVVLLDEPLGALDLKLRKEMQVELSNLHKDLGVTFVMVTHDQEEALSLSDRIAVMNQGKIEQVGTPSQIYERPCTSFVADFIGDTNLFSGEIVAVDSSNIKISTKTGLSIVISRAEDTPSELSQAVVVCVRPEKIQLSLYPPNLPTNCFEGRLVNVMYLGTHVNYVVELTNGISINVLQPNTFGVLPDRDTPIYAWWAENDCLAISQ; encoded by the coding sequence ATGGCTCAAATTGTCATGCACAATCAAAGGGGGATAACAACTTTTCAGCCACTTGATGTTGAACTGCGTAACGTGTTCAAGTTTTTTAACCAAGAACCAGCAGTAAATGGAATCGATTTGGATATCAGACAGGGAGAATTTTTTAGTATTTTAGGCCCCTCCGGTTGTGGTAAAACAACAACACTGCGTTTAATCGCTGGGTTTGAAATCGCTGACGCTGGCAAGGTGTTGATTCAGGGTCAGTCTATGACTAATGTGCCGCCTTACCGCCGACCCGTCAATACTGTATTTCAAAGTTACGCTCTATTTAACCACTTGAATGTCTGGAATAACATTGCCTTCGGACTGCGGTTAAAAAAAATACCCAAATCGAAAATTGAAGCTAGAGTCGAAGAAGCTTTAAAACTCGTGAAAATGGAAAGTTTGCGATCGCGCTTTCCCAGTCAACTTTCTGGTGGTCAACAGCAGCGAGTCGCTTTAGCAAGGGCTTTAGTCAACCGTCCTACCGTGGTATTACTGGATGAACCTTTAGGGGCGTTAGATTTAAAACTGCGTAAAGAAATGCAAGTGGAGTTATCGAATTTACACAAAGATTTGGGAGTGACCTTTGTGATGGTGACACACGACCAAGAAGAAGCATTGTCTTTGAGCGATCGCATTGCCGTAATGAACCAAGGCAAAATTGAACAAGTTGGCACTCCCAGCCAAATCTACGAACGTCCTTGCACATCCTTTGTTGCTGATTTTATTGGCGATACTAATTTATTTAGCGGTGAAATTGTCGCAGTAGACTCTTCTAATATTAAAATTTCGACAAAAACGGGACTCTCAATTGTCATTAGCCGCGCTGAAGATACACCATCTGAATTATCACAAGCAGTGGTAGTGTGCGTGCGGCCAGAAAAAATACAGCTTTCGCTTTATCCACCCAATTTGCCAACTAACTGTTTTGAAGGACGGCTTGTCAATGTTATGTATTTAGGCACACATGTTAATTATGTTGTGGAATTAACAAATGGCATTAGCATAAATGTGTTGCAACCAAATACTTTTGGCGTTTTACCAGACCGCGACACGCCCATCTACGCTTGGTGGGCAGAAAATGATTGTTTAGCTATTAGTCAATAG
- the mrdA gene encoding penicillin-binding protein 2, whose product MSLFPSIGNKKDTRTVGRGFQSIFLIVFTVLILAGIEARLAYLQIVEGPKLRERAEANRIRMILKQPERGNIFDRNGKLLATTRYPSSVYLWPMAHTKPSWSVVGPRLAQILNIPQDEMEKKLEQAGANSSSLIRVARDLNEAEITALKEYKNELPEVEINTDSVRYYPHGKELAHVLGYTRELTPDQLKDKKQQGYRLGDVIGQMGVEKAYEKMLRGEWGGQQVEVDGAGRPIRVLGEKQAKAGNDLHLTIDLDVQKAAEKALGNHRGAIAALDPNNGAVLALVSYPTFDPNIFSKQKLSQKDWETLQGKDHPLVNRALSAFPPASTFKIVTTTAGLESGKFSPDTILQTFGSLTVGGVTFGEWNHAGFGPLGFPRAIAMSSDTFFYQVGRKVGGPTLIEWSRKYGFGQRTGIEFQGEESKGLVPDETWKKRVLKTPWTVGDTINMSIGQGALQVTPLQSAIMFSVPANGGYRVQPHLLKDNEQAKSWRESLNMKPTTIKVLRDGLRRVVSEGTGKRLDVPTIAPASGKSGTAEAGVGRPNHTWFGAYAPSNKPEIVVVAFGENTGEHGGTICGPMVLQVLEAYFQHKYPGKYQKPQLDPSEAKTQSSGHGTGD is encoded by the coding sequence ATGTCTTTATTTCCATCAATTGGCAACAAAAAAGATACACGTACAGTTGGACGTGGTTTCCAATCAATATTTTTAATCGTATTTACCGTATTAATACTCGCTGGTATTGAGGCTCGTTTGGCATATTTGCAAATTGTTGAAGGGCCAAAACTCCGGGAACGAGCCGAAGCGAACCGCATTCGGATGATTCTTAAACAACCAGAACGAGGAAATATTTTTGACCGCAACGGTAAACTTTTAGCCACTACTCGCTATCCCAGCTCTGTATATTTGTGGCCGATGGCACATACTAAGCCTTCCTGGTCTGTAGTCGGCCCGCGTCTAGCGCAAATTCTCAACATTCCCCAAGATGAAATGGAAAAGAAATTAGAACAAGCTGGTGCTAATTCTTCTTCACTCATCCGGGTTGCTCGTGATCTAAATGAAGCAGAAATCACAGCATTAAAGGAGTATAAAAATGAATTGCCGGAAGTAGAAATTAATACAGATTCTGTGCGTTATTATCCCCACGGCAAGGAATTGGCTCATGTACTAGGTTATACGCGAGAGTTGACCCCCGACCAGTTAAAGGACAAAAAGCAGCAAGGCTATCGACTTGGAGATGTAATCGGTCAGATGGGGGTGGAAAAGGCTTATGAAAAAATGCTACGCGGTGAATGGGGCGGTCAGCAGGTGGAAGTAGATGGTGCAGGTAGACCAATCCGGGTTTTGGGGGAGAAACAGGCAAAAGCTGGTAACGATTTGCACCTGACCATAGATTTAGATGTGCAAAAGGCAGCAGAAAAAGCTTTAGGAAATCACCGAGGGGCGATCGCAGCACTCGATCCGAATAACGGTGCTGTTTTAGCACTGGTATCTTACCCCACCTTTGACCCGAATATCTTCTCTAAACAAAAACTGTCCCAGAAAGATTGGGAAACCTTGCAAGGAAAAGATCATCCCTTGGTTAATCGTGCCCTGAGTGCCTTTCCGCCCGCCAGTACTTTTAAAATTGTCACCACGACAGCCGGGTTAGAATCAGGTAAATTTTCTCCTGATACAATATTACAGACCTTTGGTTCTCTGACCGTTGGTGGGGTGACTTTTGGTGAGTGGAACCATGCCGGATTTGGGCCATTAGGATTTCCACGAGCGATCGCTATGAGTAGTGATACTTTCTTCTATCAAGTTGGTAGAAAAGTCGGTGGCCCAACTTTAATCGAATGGAGTCGCAAATACGGATTTGGTCAAAGAACTGGCATTGAATTTCAGGGCGAAGAATCAAAAGGTTTGGTTCCAGATGAAACATGGAAGAAAAGAGTTTTGAAAACACCTTGGACTGTAGGCGACACCATTAATATGTCAATTGGTCAAGGTGCTTTGCAAGTGACACCCCTGCAATCGGCGATTATGTTTTCTGTCCCTGCTAATGGCGGGTATCGAGTTCAGCCGCATTTGCTCAAAGACAACGAACAAGCAAAAAGTTGGCGAGAATCCTTAAATATGAAGCCGACAACTATCAAGGTTCTCCGTGACGGACTGCGGCGGGTAGTGAGTGAGGGTACTGGTAAACGCTTGGACGTACCGACAATTGCCCCAGCGTCTGGAAAGAGTGGCACTGCTGAAGCTGGTGTTGGTCGCCCCAATCATACTTGGTTTGGTGCTTATGCCCCTAGTAACAAGCCGGAAATTGTGGTTGTGGCCTTTGGGGAAAATACTGGCGAACATGGCGGTACTATTTGCGGGCCGATGGTTTTACAAGTGCTAGAAGCTTATTTTCAGCATAAGTATCCAGGTAAGTATCAAAAACCTCAGCTTGATCCATCAGAAGCTAAAACTCAGAGTTCAGGGCATGGTACTGGAGACTAG